A single region of the Amphiura filiformis chromosome 7, Afil_fr2py, whole genome shotgun sequence genome encodes:
- the LOC140156310 gene encoding monocarboxylate transporter 3-like — translation MKSFSVLLMDLKEQLVTSTWVVGSCISIITGCGSLLGVTSGAIVNLLNPRLAIMLSGLLASIGLLICSCATNSGILLMGLALTGFLMMQINIALGLVPLYFDKYYEAAVAIYSCGTGIAILTMPIVAQTFLDTYGWRGTLLLLSGLALHSIPCGTLVTERSPSESIKPESESLLNGRNRKTPEGNKSVLQMKNKANPVVMASAWNALKALCNDLGGQLLTQSAFVSRVLIPGFTYGYIITGWMIYIVSFTVSKGASIKEGSIVATFGGLGVIMIRIAAPLLNKFIAYKHLLYLSSIIAATSLSSIPFFGSFTGMCFIVTISGIGIGLFGVELYISANYNCKESDHFHAIAWLHLVYGAGALLTGFLTGYLFDVTGSFAISFYILGAVASVTAMSLAVGDICLGLKDYEK, via the exons ATGAAAAGTTTTAGCGTTCTACTCATGGATCTGAAAGAACAGCTTGTAACGAGTACATGGGTTGTTGGTTCCTGTATATCAATTATTACAGGCTGCGGCTCTCTGCTTG GCGTCACATCTGGAGCAATAGTAAATTTGCTGAACCCACGATTAGCTATTATGTTATCTGGTCTACTGGCAAGCATTGGATTATTAATATGTTCCTGTGCCACAAATTCAGGCATACTATTAATGGGATTGGCCCTTACAG GGTTTCTCATGATGCAGATAAATATTGCATTGGGATTGGTACCActatattttgacaaatattatgaGGCAGCGGTTGCAATTTATTCTTGCGGGACTGGAATAGCAATCTTAACTATGCCGATTGTTGCTCAGACTTTTCTCGACACTTACGGTTGGCGAGGGACTCTTCTGTTGCTCAGTGGACTAGCCCTACACTCTATCCCTTGTGGTACTCTTGTAACGGAAAGATCGCCTTCTGAAAGCATAAAACCAGAATCGGAATCTTTGTTAAATGGGAGAAATAGAAAAACGCCTGAAGGAAACAAATCGGTATTACAGATGAAAAATAAAGCAAACCCAGTTGTAATGGCTTCAGCATGGAAtgctttaaaagcactttgtaacGATTTAGGCGGTCAACTTCTTACCCAATCTGCTTTTGTGAGCCGTGTGTTGATACCCGGGTTTACTTATGGCTACATAATCACTGGCTGGATGATATACATCGTTTCTTTTACGGTTTCTAAGGGTGCTTCAATTAAAGAGGGTTCAATCGTCGCAACCTTTGGCGGACTTGGTGTTATAATGATCAGAATCGCCGCCCCATTACTGAATAAATTTATAGCATATAAGCATCTTCTTTACCTCTCCTCCATTATTGCAGCAACATCTTTATCTTCTATACCCTTTTTTGGTAGTTTTACTGGAATGTGCTTTATTGTCACgattagtggtattggaatagGTCTTTTTGGAGTCGAACTTTATATTTCAGCTAACTATAACTGTAAAGAGTCTGATCATTTTCATGCCATTGCTTGGCTGCACCTTGTGTATGGGGCTGGTGCTTTGCTTACCGGATTTCTTACAG GCTATTTGTTTGACGTGACGGGAAGTTTTGCTATTTCATTTTACATACTTGGCGCAGTAGCTTCCGTGACGGCTATGTCTTTGGCAGTGGGAGACATCTGCCTAGGACTCAAAGATTATGAAAAATGA